In Clarias gariepinus isolate MV-2021 ecotype Netherlands chromosome 9, CGAR_prim_01v2, whole genome shotgun sequence, a single window of DNA contains:
- the LOC128530529 gene encoding vesicular inhibitory amino acid transporter-like: MAHLIRQKISNQIINIMNSASDKSEGKVSAVFARLGFQTATDDEALAFADCDVLDYDYRHGMRMAEVKTSGEGGETLAGDSHYQRHGSGNTGTEKNREVQGDKPKLTAWDAGWNVTNAIQGMFVLGLPYAVLHGGYLGLFLIIFTALVCCYTGKILIVCLYEENDDGERVRVRDTYVDIANACCTPRFPVLGGHVVNVAQIIELVMTCILYVVVSGNLMYNSFPDLPVSQKAWSAFAAAALMPCAFLRNLKAVSKLSMLCTVVHFIINVIVIAYCLSNAQDWAWDKVKFYIDVKKFPISIGIIVFSYTSQIFLPSLEGSMQKPAEFQRMLKWTHIAACILKGLFALVAYLTWADDTKEVITDNLPPGIRMWVNVFLVAKALLSYPLPFFAAVDILERLFFLNGDGAPLPNCYGPDGRLKSWGLAMRIGLVFFTLLMAIFVPHFALLMGLTGSLTGAGLCFLLPCLFHLKLLWRKLLWHEVFFDVSICIIGGICSISGFIHSTEGLIDAFKYNIPD, translated from the exons ATGGCGCATTTAATACGGCAGAAGATTTCAAACCAAATCATTAACATAATGAACAGCGCGTCTGATAAATCCGAGGGGAAGGTGAGCGCTGTGTTTGCGCGCCTCGGCTTCCAGACGGCCACCGATGACGAGGCTCTGGCTTTCGCCGACTGCGACGTCCTGGACTACGATTACAGGCATGGGATGCGGATGGCTGAAGTAAAGACGAGTGGAGAAGGAGGGGAAACGCTGGCGGGAGACAGTCATTACCAAAGACACGGCAGCGGGAACACAGGAACCGAAAAAAACCGCGAGGTACAAGGAGACAAACCGAAATTAACAGCATGGGACGCGGGATGGAACGTCACCAATGCGATCCAG GGTATGTTTGTCTTGGGCCTTCCCTATGCTGTCTTGCATGGGGGGTATCTTGGCCTCTTCCTCATAATCTTCACTGCACTGGTGTGCTGCTACACAGGCAAGATCCTCATTGTGTGCCTTTATGAGGAGAACGATGACGGAGAGCGTGTACGTGTGCGTGATACCTATGTGGACATCGCAAATGCTTGCTGCACGCCACgattccctgtgcttggtggccATGTTGTGAATGTGGCACAAATCATTGAGCTGGTGATGACATGCATTCTTTATGTGGTCGTCAGTGGCAACCTTATGTATAACAGCTTTCCTGACTTGCCAGTTTCACAGAAGGCATGGTCAGCGTTTGCCGCGGCAGCGCTCATGCCGTGTGCCTTCCTGCGCAACCTGAAGGCTGTTTCCAAGCTAAGtatgttgtgtacagttgttcaCTTTATCATCAACGTGATAGTGATTGCCTATTGCTTGTCAAATGCACAGGACTGGGCATGGGACAAAGTCAAGTTTTACATCGATGTCAAGAAGTTTCCTATCTCTATTGGCATTATTGTTTTTAGTTACACATCACAGATTTTCCTGCCCTCACTTGAGGGTAGCATGCAGAAGCCTGCTGAGTTTCAGCGTATGTTGAAATGGACACACATCGCTGCATGCATCCTCAAGGGCCTGTTTGCCCTTGTTGCCTACCTCACATGGGCCGACGACACAAAAGAGGTGATAACAGATAACCTGCCGCCTGGTATACGTATGTGGGTGAATGTATTTTTGGTGGCCAAGGCATTGCTCTCCTACCCCTTGCCCTTCTTTGCTGCGGTAGATATTTTAGAAAGgttattttttctaaatggAGATGGGGCCCCATTACCAAACTGCTATGGCCCTGATGGGAGGCTTAAGTCCTGGGGTCTTGCCATGAGAATTGGGCttgtttttttcacactccTAATGGCTATTTTTGTCCCACACTTTGCACTGCTTATGGGTCTTACTGGAAGTCTCACTGGTGCTGGACTGTGCTTCCTGCTGCCCTGCTTATTCCATCTGAAGCTTCTCTGGCGCAAGCTTCTATGGCACGAGGTCTTTTTTGACGTCTCTATCTGTATAATTGGTGGTATATGTAGCATTTCAGGGTTTATTCACTCCACTGAAGGGCTCATTGATGCCTTTAAGTATAACATCCCAGATTAA